AAGACATCACCTGGAAGAGGGGGTTATGTGAGAGATATCTATGTATCAAATCTGAACTTGGTTGATGTTGAGACAGCTATAAGGTTCAACAGTCAGTTCGGAGAGCACCCAAAAGAATTTTATGACCCAAAGGCTCTTCCTTTTATAGAAAGGATTACTATCAAGGAAGTATCGGGAGTGAACATAAAATATGCTGGGATCCTTAAAGGTTTACAGGGAGATACTTTTGCCAATATATGCCTATCCAACATTCATCTTAATATTACCACCCCCTCAAAAAAATCTCCCTGGAACTGCTCTTACATTCAAGGATATTCCAACAGAGTATCTCCAAAAATTTGTGAGCCGCTCAAGGATAGAATCTACCCTGAGCATCACTTAGATTGTTACCGTCTATCAAATCACTTGTGGAGTCCAATTAGTCGGAAAGGGTTGCTCAGTTCCTCCCTTGGTAAATTAATGACAGAAAATATACCATCTTCTGTGCATTTTCCAGTTTAAGTTGAAATTTTGATTCTTGCCATCTCTTAACACAGACAAACATGGCCTAGCAGAAGAACACAAAATAGGCCGACATAAAGTTGAGTGGAGTTGCGAGTTTTGGTTGCTAGTTATAGTACTAAGATATGATTGTTTCTTGTAACTTTGTGTGCAGTGACAAATAATTTGAGTGATATATCAAAATTTTGGAAATAGAAATGAGTTTATGCTTTGAGAAACTTCTTTCTTGTTCTTTTCAAGTTATACAAAGTTTTTGGTGATTGTCTTCCAGTTTTAATGCAGAAAACAGTGCTTTCTTCTTGCATCTTGAACACTATTTGTACAATCCAGAATGCTTCAATACAACACGAAAATGGCTAAATCCTTATTCTGTTTATGACCGTAGAAGATTTGCAGATAGAAACTTGGTGGTAAGCTCAGCACAATCGTTGGAAACAATGAATTTTATGTTAGGAAATGAACTAATTAGGATTATATTCTCACTAATCTTCCTTCTAGAAGACAGCCCCGCTGGCATTACCGTTAGCATTGTGTGTGGTCCCAAAGATAACAAACTGTACGATTTGTCAGAAGTTTGTTATGAATATTCCCTTGTAAATTCTGTGTACAATTCTTTCCTTGTAATATTCAGTTATTCTATTCTGTACCCAATATCTTAATATAAAAGAAGACTGCCTGCTCCATGTTTCTATGAGCTGAGCATTTTAATCAGTGTGTGCCTTTTTACGTTCTTTTCTCTGTTTTCTCTGTTTTCactcttggtatcagagccttgtaTAGACAAGTGTCTTCCATGGATGCTAGCAGCACACAGGCATCTTCCGGCCACAATGTAGCAGACCAGCAACAGCAACCTGGATCTAGCCAAATCACTCAGACTCCCGTCGTACTCACACCTCAGGTAGGGAGTACATTAACTCAACCATTTGCTCTTAAGCTTGATAGAAATAACTACTCTCTGTGGAAGAATGTAGTCACTGCTATAGTACGAGGTCATCGCCTCGATGGATATCTCACAGGTACCAAAGTCCGGCCAGACGAATTTCTCTCAACTGGAAATGTTACTGGCGACCCGACTCCAGTTCCAAACCCAGCTTTCGACACTTGGATAGTGCAGGACCAGCTTCTTCTTGGCTGGTTATATGGCTCGATGTCCGAAGGCATCGCCACGGAGGTGATGGGGTGTGTCTCTTCTGCAGATCTCTGGAGGTCACTGGAAACCTTGTTTGGATCTCACTCCAAAGCAAAAATGGATGAGTACCGCACAAAAATTCAAACCACACGGAAAGGAAGTATGAATATGGCGGAATACCTTCGACAGAAGCGCCAATGGGCCGATGTTTTAACACTCGCTGGAGACCCATATCCTGAAAAATTATTGGTGTCTAACGTTCTTTCAGGATTAGATATCGAATATCTTCCTATTGTCCTACAGGTTGAGGCTCGAGGATCCACTTCTTGGCAGGAGCTCCAAGATATTTTACTCAGCTTTGATAGCAAATTTGAGAGGCTTAGTGCCCTCTCAGGCACAAACAAGGTCCTTGTTCCTGAATCTCGACCCACACCCTCTGCAAATCTTACAGCCGCTCGATCATCTGGTTTCCAAGGAGGCAGAGGTGCTAATTATCATACCCCTGGCGGTCGTGGAAATCCTGGAACCTACAGAGGTGGACATGGAAATCGAGGAAGAGGCCGTGGTGGTCGAAGTGGAACTAATTCGAAGCCCACCTGCCAGGTTTGTGGCCGATATGGTCATTCGGCCGCTGTCTGTTATAACAGGTACGATGAACAATACATGGGCTCTCCACCGCAGGGTACTACCTCAAACAACTCCAACAAAGGACACCAAGGAGCAGCTGCTTTCATTACCACACCTGAAATAGTGGATGATGCAGCATGGTATGCCGATAGTGGAGCAACAAACCATGTGACATCTGATGCGGGTATCATGACCCAGAAAAATGAGTATCAGGGTAAGGAACACCTCATAGTTGGTAATGGAAACAAAATTCCGATTCATCATATCGGGAGCAGTATTTTAAATTCTCAGTCTGATAATAAACTTGTGCTTAAAGATGTTTTACATGCTCCTCATATTGCCAAGAATTTGGTCAGTGTTTCTCGACTAACTCAAGACAATAACGTCTCTGTTGAATTTTTCCCTACTTGTTGTGTTGTGAAGGACATGGGAACAAGGAAAGCTCTTCTTCAAGGGACACTTAAAGAAGGTCTATACCAGCTTGGAAGTCATCATACCGAGCCTCACCATCCACCAATTCCTCTGTCATCTTCTGAAGTTCATTTAGTTTCTGGTTTAGTGTCAAATACAAAAACAAAGAGCCAGCATGTTGCTGCGTCTCAGTCGAGTTTAATCAAGGATAAGTGGCATAGGAGACTAGGCCACCCGTCCAATCGTGTCTTACAACTTGTATTGAACCATGTCAATGTAAAACCTGTTTCCTTTAATGAAAAACCATCTTTTTGTGAAGCATGTCAATTCGGCAAGGCTCATGCATTACCTTATTCTTTGAGCAATAATCGAGCTGCACACCCTCTTGATTTAATCCACACTGATGTGTGGGGACCAGCACCAGTTCTATCTAATACTAACTATAGGTTTTACATTCATTTTGTGGATGACCATAGCCGCTTTACATGGATATACCCCCTCAAAACCAAGGCTGATGCGAAATCTGCCTTCCTTCAATTCAAAGCCTACGCTGAAAATCAATTTGATTGCAAAATCAAAGCTCTTCGTACTGATTGGGGGGGAGAATTTCAGACACTTGCTGGCTGTGTCATTGAAAATGGCATAGATTTTCAACACTCATGCCCCCATACCTCGGCTCAAAACGGTAGGGCCGAGAAAAAACATCGACACATTGTCGAGATGGGGTTAACACTCCTTGCTCAAGCCCACATGCCACTTAAATACTGGTGGGATGCATTTCAAAATGCAGTCTATCTTATTAACCGGCTACCTACTATAGTGCTTAAGAACCAGTCTCCCTATGAAGTGCTATACTCAAAGAAACCCGATTACCACTTCCTAAAAGTCTTTGGAACTGCTTGTTATCCGTGTATTCGACCGTACCAAACTCACAAGTTCCAATTCCATTCAGTCAAGTGTGTAAATTTGGGTATAGTGACAGCCACAAGGGTTATAAGTGCCTTAGTACAACTGGCCGGTTATACATATCCAGAAATGTAATCTTTAATGAAAATGATTTCCCTTTTAAATCTGGTTTTTTAAATACTCACAAAGAGGAACAACAAGCCACTGTCATGGTCCCATCTTGGTCAGCTACCCTTTCCTCCTCTCAACCAGCTCAACAAAATACTTCAACCAACACAAATCTTTCTCACCATTCAGACGTTCCAGCTGATGTAGACAGTCCTGAACAGTCTCTTGAAGGGAGCTCATCCAAAACAAATCAGGTACATGACACTGATCTTGATTTCCCTCATCATAGTTTGGATACAATGCCTGATATTGCTCACGATAGTACTGCTGAATCTAGCAGCCATCACAGTGGTCATAACTCTGAAAGTCAGCAGACATCTCAGCAGGCACAAACCCGAAATCTAGCTCCCACTCATCCTATGATGACAAGAGCAAAATCTGGTATATTTAAGCCTAAAGCTTACATTGGTTCAGCAGCTTGgtgtgatgatgatgaagaaccAAACACAGTTGAAGAGGCTCTCAAACATCCTGGCTGGAATCGGGCAATGGTTACTGAGATTGTGGcattaaagaaaaacaaaacttgGGTGCTTGTCCCAAGACGACCTGGTATGAACATAATTGGAAACAAATGGGTgtacaagaagaaaagaaactCAGATGGAACTGTGGAAAGGCTCAAAGCGCGACTCGTAGCAAAAGGATTTACTCAAAGGCCCGGGATTGATTTCGGTGAAACCTTTAGTCCCGTTATTAAATCATCAACAGTTCGGATCATCCTCACTATAGCTGTATCGAAGGGCTGGGACATACGACAATTAGATGTCAATAACGCTTTCCTAAATGGCAAGCTTGAAGAGGATGTCTTCATGAGTCAACCACAAGGTTTTGTTGATGAAACTAAACCTGACTTTGTATGCAAATTGAATAAATCTCTATATGGTTTACGGCAGGCTCCACGGGCATGGTACGATCAACTCAAGTCCACTCTCACACGATGGCATTTTCAAAACTCAAAGGCTGATTCATCATTGTTCTTTTATAAAACATCCACCCTAATCATTATGGTGCTtatttatgtggatgatataatTGTCACAGGGAATGATTCGAAGAAATTACAGGATTTCACCACTCAATTAAACAACATATTCTCTCTCAAAGACCTCGGACCACTCTCCTATTTTCTTGGCATCGAAGTACACAGAGACGAAACAGGCCTTTATCTTAGTCAAGCCAAATATGTTAAAGACTTGCTCACAAGAACAGAAATGTTACATCTCAAGCCATGTTCCACACCCATGACTGTTGGCAAATCCATCTCGAAATCTGATGGTGACTTATTGCAGCAGCCTACAGTCTATCGAAGTGTAATCGGGGGGCTGCAATATTTAACTCACACTCGACCAGACATTTCTTTCGCTGTTAACAAACTCAGCCAATACTTGCAGGCCCCCACAACAACACATTGGTCAGCAGCAAAGCGGATACTAAGATATATAAAGGGGACAATCAACTATGGGCTTCATATAAAGTATTCAGACCAACTTAATATTATCGGCTACTCAGACGCAGATTGGGCCTGCTGTCCGGATGACAGGAAAAGCGTGGCTGGTTACTGTGTTTACTTGGGTGACACACTTGTATCATGGTCCTCAAAGAAGCAAGCAGTAGTGTCTCGATCAAGTACCGAGTCAGAGTATAGAGCCTTGGCCCAAGTTGCTGCAGAGATATCCTGGATTCAAGCCTTACTTAGTGAGTTCGACTTTCCAATTTCGAATGTTCCCATCAGCTGGTGTGATAACATGGGAGCAAGTGCATTGGCAGCAAATCCGGTTTATCATGCTCGCACTAAGCCCATTGAATTGGATGTGCACTTCGTAAGAGACAAGGTGCTGAAGAAACAACTAGACATCAGATATATACCCTCTCATGATCAAATTGCAGACTGTCTAACTAAGAGCTTGACAAATCACAGGTTTCATTTCCTCAGTGACAAACTTGGAGTGGTTGAGACCCCTCTTAGTTTGAGAAGGGGTGTTAGGAAATGAACTAATTAGGATTATATTCTCACTAATCTTCCTTCTAGAAGACAGCCCCGCTGGCATTACCGTTAGCATTGTGTGTGGTCCCAAAGATAACAAACTGTACGATTTGTCAGAAGTTTGTTATGAATATTCCCTTGTAAATTCTGTGTACAATTCTTTCCCTGTAATATTCAGTTATTCTATTCTGTACCCAATATCTTAATATAAAAGAAGACTGCCTGCTCCATGTTTCTATGAGCTGAGCATTTTAATCAGTGTGTGCCTTTTTACGTTATTTTCTCTGTGTGCATTTTAATCCAGAATGCTTCAATACAACACGAAAATGGCTAAATCCTTATTCTGTTTATGACCGTAGAAGGTTTGCAGATAGAAACTTGGTGGTAAGCTCAGCACAATCGTTGGAAACAATGAATTTTACACATTCTAGTTTGTGACAGTAGCTCATGTCtaaaaaaaatccacatatatgtatataataaataTTGCATCAGAGCAGGAAATGTTACATGCATGTTTTGACTCGTTGAGATATAAAGAAAGTATACACACAACAATACAAGGGACTTTATTTCTCAAAGGCTGAGAATCCAAACCATCAAATTTAAAATCCCTATCTTGGGGATGGCTGACTCCCATCCTCCTTTATAACAGAACATAAAACCTGCCTTGAAATGTAGGTCTCAAGCTCCTTGGACACATCTGTCAATTTCAAGTCAAAATTGCTTCTGTACTTGTGCTGTGGTGATGCCAAAATGGCAGAAATGGTAGATGGAGGGCAAGAAAATCTCCTTCTTGGGCTTGAAAACCTTCCTGGGGATCCTGCAAGCCTACCATTAGAAATTAGAGGTGTCAAACCAGATCCTGTATCTGGAACATTTATCTGTTTGTTCATCAGCGGTCCACATTTTGTTTCCGAAGGCAGTGGTTTCAATGGACCCTGCTCCATCATTGGCTTCTGTTTTACAATCCTTTCCCTTGCTCTCTCAGCTGCTCGTAAAGCTTTCTCTTTGCTCAGCTTTATAAGTTTCCAGGGGTTGATACCAACCCGGAAGCCTTGTTTGTTGGCTAAAAGAGATGGCCCGGGATCACCTTCTATTCTTATGGACAAATTTTTGTTATTCTGAAAAATGAAAATGTATACCATTCTGTAAGACAAGCTACATTACATCATAAGCTTCTGAAGGTGACTATTCTAACAAGTACCTGGTTCAGCCCTTGTCCTCTGCATATAAACCGGGATACAAACGTTGCCTTTTCTGGTGAATCAAATTCAGTGCTATCATCTGAAGAGATATCCGAATCATCAAAGGGATCTAATTCTGCAAATTGGTTCTCCTCTTTCATTGCCAGTATATAGTCATATGTTCGTATTCCCTGTACCAACAATCCAAGGACACTACTGATATTAACAAAGGAAGAGCAAGAGCTTTTTCTAAAGTTAAAAGAGAGCGAGCAGATTCATTCGGTTCAAATCTATGTTGCCTAAACACAAGAAAAACAATGCAATTAGATTAAAATATTTGTGATTTACCTTCCTTATGAGAACCACATGAAAGAAAAAGAGTTGTCCTAATGCTGCTGAACCATAAGCCGTCATCAAAAGCAACAAAAGCTGCAGCATTTCAATGGTTGTGAGGGAGTTAGGAAATTTGCATTCAAAATGATGATCATGAGAAGCTGACTGGATGCGGGTATCCGAACTTAACTGATATGGTGGCAAGAACCTCTCTTGGGAACTTTACATAGAGCTTCTGCTCTAGCTCCTTCTCTAATCCATGATTGTCTGTAAAACATCTAACAAATATGGCAACAGCAGTTCCTCCTTCCATGATTAGCTGTAGTTTAGCAACAAAAGTATTTTAACAGGCTCATAGAATGCAGTTTTCGTTGTGTAAAGTGACAATTCATTTCCAGATAGAGAATTTGAGAGACAGAAAGCAACTGACCATCAACAATACAAAAACCATTAGAAGAATGAATGTTGTGTAATTCCTTTTGCCGACGCAGTTGTTTAACCActggaagagaagaaaagaaaagaagtgtGGGTTTGATGACAAGCCATTAATTAAGGAACAACAAAGAAAGGTTAACAGATGCAACAGACCCTGCAATGGTGATCAAAGCCTTCCACACATCGGTTGCAGGTGCGGCAGTGCTTGCTACGTTTTTTGACCTGAAAAGACAAAGGTGAAAGGGGTTTGAAACCAGAGATTAATGGGAGTGGAAGAGATTGGGTTGGTGTGAAGAATGAGAGCATACTATAACTGTACCTCCATGTCACAGAGCTGGCAAAAGGAGATGTCGTCTTGGTTTGGATTGGGAGTGTTGACAGCTGCATCATCCTTGAGGACAAGAGGGAAAGGGAGAAATGGGTCCAAATGATCAGAGCTAGTACTCCATGGATCCAGATACTTCCTCCTAATGAAGGACCTGAGGATCTTCTTCTCCACTCTCCTAAAGAATCTTAAAACAATCTGACCCAGAATGAAGCCATAGTTGAGCTTGATCTGGGATTTGGTATTTTTCTTAGTCCTCTTCTTCCTAACGCCTGTTTTATCAGTTGGGTTGATGGCAGTGCACCTTATGAATAGACCCATCACTGAAAGAGACTGCAGAAAAAAAAAGTACAATCTTTAATTTAGCTTGTTCTTGATGAGGAATTGAGTGTTGGATAGATAGAATGATAAGAAAAGAGTACCACAACGGAGAAGAGTGTGGTGACAGTGATTTCTGCAGTTCTGTTTCCAAGAAAAAGACCCAGGAAAGCGTAGAATGCCACCACCAGGAAGCTGAAAATTGCCATTCCCACGATCTGAAATTCACAGCACAATCATAATCTTTGGCAAGTGTGTAACTTGCAAAGGGTGTAATCTGAAATTCAAAATAGTAATAAGAGTAGAAAAGTGTGTAACCTGCAAAGGGTGGAGAGGGCGTTGCCAACCATGGCGTCTGGTAATAATCATTTGGCCGAACACTAATCTCTTCTTCTCTACTCTTCTTCTCTTATCTTTGCCAATATATTCTTGTTTGTTTGCTGCTAACTATGGCTTCTGTTGTCGTCGTTGACACCCTTCTTCAGTCCACGCTTGCCCTCCAACGGTCGACTTTTGGTTTCAAAATTGAAATTTGAACGGCGCAAATCTACGGGCCAGGGTTGCAAGTAGGCCCAATGGACTGCATTTTGGGTCCATCTAATGAGTGGGCTACACTACACTTACACCCCAACTTTTTAATGGGCCCAAATCTCGGAGCCTGTACTGCTAAATTAATGGCTATTATTGCATACACTAGTTCTTAACaatttaataaacaaaataaaagtcAATTCAAGGGTATggaaaatgtgtttgataatgAAGTAGTAGGTAGTGGTTTTACAGTAAGGTGCACTTGGAGGGTGAGAATGGGTGGTCATTTTATATTTGAATTGTCTATTAGTGAATAATGCAAATGCAATGCTGCTCCACTTCATAATCCATTAGTTATTACCACACTACAAGCACAAACACAAACACCATGCCTCACCGTAATCTATTACTATTATATATCACCATCACACATGTTTCATTTCATATATAACTTTGGAAAGTTTTATAAAAACTAAAATTTATTCATCCAAAGTTTGAATTTTGTAATTGTCATTCTTTGTTACGAGGAGTTTAAGATTTTCACTCAAATTTTATATTATTGATGTATTTTTTTTGACAATATTTGAAATTATTGAGAATATTACTATTCATAAGATGCATAAGATTGCATCTTATGAATACTTAACAAtacttaatattatttattaaattaaaatgtatAGGACTAGTTTTTGAATTATACCAATAAGAGTTTACTTCCTCCAACTATCTAACATTAATTAATTGCTAAAATTCAAGGGGTCTTCATTCTACCTTTAAATTATTGATGCATTAAATCTAGGTGCTTTTGGAACCAACGTATGGTATAAAAATAGACTTTAATCATTTTCAGTAGTACCTAAAACTGCTAATGATCGAAAGAGATAGAGATGAGATTAGCACCACAATCCACTAATCTATTATACATGAGCAGCATCACACATGTAACATGATCTGTCTCATATAATAACTCAAATTTATTCTCAAGCATGATATGTACAAATCTTTTGTTGATACATACacctaatatatataattaaataaacttaaacaaatcgAAGACAAGACAACAACCGCGGGTGAGACGGAGATAAATTACCCATGACCATGAGAAAGCTAGTTCATAGGTGGGCTGCTTTTGCTCAAGACCGAGCCAAAGTCAGAAATGTTGACCTCTGACTTTTTAACATTATTATGTGAACAAGGTAGATTTGAACCATTGCCATTTCTAAGTTTAGTGGTCAACGCACACGACGCCCACTACGGTTCTCTCTACGTATATATATAGTAACAAATATACTAGCCATTGTCAAACTCAAACTCGATAACAATGGCTTTCTCCAATTCCTTTTCCATTTATCTCGTCCTTCTCATAGTAATAGCAGTAATAGTCAACGGTGGCGGTGTTGACGCAACTCGATCATCAAGAAGAGTTGCGCCACGTTCTAACTGCATCTCCTCTTTGATCTCAAAGCAACTCTTCGATAGTTTATTTCTTCACAAGGACGACGCTGCATGTCCAGCTAAAAACTTCTACTCCTACGACTCCTTCCTTACAGCCACCAAGAGTTTTCCTTCTTTCGGCTCCGCCGGACCCTTACTCACCCGCAAGCGCGAAATCGCAGCCTTTCTCGCTCAGGTCTCCCACGAGACCACTGGCGGCTGGGCCACCGCCCCCGACGGCCCCTACTCGTGGGGTTTGTGTTTCAAGGAAGAGGTGAGCCCCGGCAGCAACTACTGCGACTCCGACAACACCCAATGGCCCTGCTACCCCGGCAAGTCTTACAAGGGCCGTGGACCAATTCAACTCTCTTGGAACTACAATTATGGTCCCGCCGGTAAGGCTTTGGGCTTCGACGGGTTAAAGAACCCGGAAGTGGTTGCTAATAACTCCGTCATTGCTTTTAAGACTGCCCTTTGGTTCTGGACGACCCCCCAGAGCCCGAAGCCGTCTTGTCACGACGTCATGGTCGGGAAATACGTGCCCACCTTGGCTGACGTCGCGGCTAACCGGACGGCGGGGTTCGGGCTGGTGACTAATATCATAAATGGAGGACTCGAGTGTGGGATAGTGAACGATGGCCGGGTGAACGATAGGATTGGGTTCTTTAAAAGATATACGGAGGTCTTCGGAGTTGATACCGGGCCTAATCTAGAC
The genomic region above belongs to Humulus lupulus chromosome 1, drHumLupu1.1, whole genome shotgun sequence and contains:
- the LOC133790931 gene encoding protein S-acyltransferase 18, which encodes MIITRRHGWQRPLHPLQIVGMAIFSFLVVAFYAFLGLFLGNRTAEITVTTLFSVVSLSVMGLFIRCTAINPTDKTGVRKKRTKKNTKSQIKLNYGFILGQIVLRFFRRVEKKILRSFIRRKYLDPWSTSSDHLDPFLPFPLVLKDDAAVNTPNPNQDDISFCQLCDMEVKKRSKHCRTCNRCVEGFDHHCRWLNNCVGKRNYTTFILLMVFVLLMLIMEGGTAVAIFVRCFTDNHGLEKELEQKLYVKFPREVLATISLLLLLMTAYGSAALGQLFFFHVVLIRKGIRTYDYILAMKEENQFAELDPFDDSDISSDDSTEFDSPEKATFVSRFICRGQGLNQNNKNLSIRIEGDPGPSLLANKQGFRVGINPWKLIKLSKEKALRAAERARERIVKQKPMMEQGPLKPLPSETKCGPLMNKQINVPDTGSGLTPLISNGRLAGSPGRFSSPRRRFSCPPSTISAILASPQHKYRSNFDLKLTDVSKELETYISRQVLCSVIKEDGSQPSPR
- the LOC133790956 gene encoding chitinase 10, whose protein sequence is MAFSNSFSIYLVLLIVIAVIVNGGGVDATRSSRRVAPRSNCISSLISKQLFDSLFLHKDDAACPAKNFYSYDSFLTATKSFPSFGSAGPLLTRKREIAAFLAQVSHETTGGWATAPDGPYSWGLCFKEEVSPGSNYCDSDNTQWPCYPGKSYKGRGPIQLSWNYNYGPAGKALGFDGLKNPEVVANNSVIAFKTALWFWTTPQSPKPSCHDVMVGKYVPTLADVAANRTAGFGLVTNIINGGLECGIVNDGRVNDRIGFFKRYTEVFGVDTGPNLDCEHQKPFA